One window from the genome of Cucumis melo cultivar AY chromosome 10, USDA_Cmelo_AY_1.0, whole genome shotgun sequence encodes:
- the LOC103502541 gene encoding uncharacterized protein LOC103502541 isoform X4, with translation MALPGTQAGLELASDTSEEGFLIAMLFSLSKLASKSIFISSEQVQFLCSFLSHKKSVRVRDTSLRCLCFIFMKGACQFVNMESVVKILIDALDEHMLPTSSHCDALRLLQKIIFYVRRNPSFLDANEYSNLVKAVENAARSPVKLKRLLAFQVLVPLSLQLSGKMEVESGVCSLSLLPSRVISLIMDQIASLAKMFLDLPQSNSEGFQEIKELLNLLLLIVREQSDLWILLLEKICLTAALIMKMHEDAFDGQQRDVDFEVNEKNDISLRFSFILYGFVAISVGYLGQVISITPEIFDKVKLLVNSVCQSCLFSSHTCIIYSLLLNCKFILSCRIAEDFRICNNNGFPHFTFCEDLTENEIFTLECAKKLLRVGDEWPAYMAGRHAACHGSWFAATLIFGHLISKVRSDIFHYWLKSLFQFALAERKIQFLLLPHYGSGLTIWLEKEAILNMFHIQEHINHHYTGSITEGIYYGKLSETYQCLFSSVEVLKAAAVPPVQSFCFQRWFLSLRAKILGTVGSILKTLLNVLCSISTDYGKLGTNNTGIILESVNEFSKLSLKLERLSHEFDLIGTTFIGMDTKSLNVISALALNCSLLAFCTGFAFHVPDLATTLMTENVDDFRTKLRAILIQNLTSRLRLVDDETSKMLAQLFEVTGPPNNCSHLVSRGKILDLGYEVRGILTLCRYAISEFIRMQSKSSGVDKETFLQVIEDGMQFLSNIVMLWISIPFRVPKRFFFVRPCIGCELFATTDVHKLDEISIPYGFHLSLNLCLQLKNITPNMSVQITKMYCILYCGSSFQELKHNGKNNGKNHQVYEAWENDDIVEMHNKLLHYVTESSKNEAYIGKCSTSGVCKTDRVIEVFVQFEPDEKGQGFSNCLFDVSHYPVGCYRIKWYSCCVDSEGCFWNLLPLNSGPLFTIHQLCSAG, from the exons ATGGCTCTACCCGGCACTCAG GCTGGACTTGAGCTTGCCTCCGATACTAGTGAAGAGGGTTTTTTGATTGCAATGTTATTTTCATTATCCAAACTGGCTTCCAAGTCAATATTTATTAGTTCTGAGCAG GTGCAATTTCTCTGCTCATTTCTTAGCCACAAAAAGTCCGTGCGCGTTCGAGACACATCTTTGAGGTGTCTGTGTTTTATTTTCATGAAAGGAGCATGCCAGTTTGTTAATATGGAATCTGTGgtcaaaattttaattgatgCACTAGATGAACACATGCTTCCAACTTCTTCACATTGTGATGCTCTACGACTGTTGCAAAAG ATTATTTTCTATGTGCGGCGAAACCCTTCATTTTTGGATGCAAATGAATACTCTAACCTGGTTAAAGCAGTGGAGAATGCAGCCCGATCTCCAGTAAAGTTAAAGAGGCTCCTTGCTTTCCAAGTGTTGGTGCCTTTATCCTTACAGCTTTCTGGAAAAATGGAAGTAGAATCAGGAGTTTGTTCATTGTCTTTGTTGCCATCACGGGTTATTTCACTAATCATGGATCAAATTGCATCATTGGCAAAGATGTTCTTAGATCTTCCTCAGTCAAATTCTGAAGGGTTTCAAGAAATTAAAGAGCTGCTAAACCTTCTCCTGCTTATTGTAAGGGAACAGTCAGATTTGTGGATTTTGCTTTTGGAAAAAATATGTTTAACTGCTGCACTAATTATGAAGATGCATGAAGACGCCTTTGATGGTCAGCAAAGAGATGTAGACTTTGAAGTAAACGAGAAAAATGATATCAGCTTGAGATTTTCTTTCATTCTATATGGTTTTGTGGCAATCTCCGTTGGTTATCTAGGTCAAGTTATCTCTATCACGCCTGAAATATTTGACAAGGTGAAACTGTTGGTCAACAGTGTATGCCAAAGCTGTTTGTTTAGTAGCCATACTTGCATAATCTATTCCTTGCTATTGAACTGTAAATTCATTTTGAGTTGTAGGATAGCTGAGGATTTTAGGATTTGCAATAACAATGGGTTTCCACATTTCACTTTTTGTGAAGATTTGACTGAAAATGAGATTTTTACGCTTGAGTGTGCTAAGAAGTTACTAAGAGTTGGGGATGAATGGCCTGCGTACATGGCTGGGAGACATGCAGCATGTCATGGATCATGGTTTGCTGCTACCTTGATTTTTGGCCATTTAATTTCAAAGGTTCGCTCTGATATCTTCCATTACTGGTTGAAATCTTTGTTTCAGTTTGCTCTTGCGGAAAGAAAAATCCAATTTCTACTGTTACCGCACTATGGTTCTGGCTTGACAATCTGGTTAGAGAAGGAAGCAATTCTAAACATGTTTCACATTCAAGAACATATAAACCATCACTACACTGGGAGTATCACCGAGGGCATTTACTATGGCAAGCTTTCGGAGACCTACCAGTGTCTTTTCTCTTCAGTTGAGGTCTTAAAAGCAGCTGCCGTCCCACCTGTTCAATCATTTTGTTTCCAGAGATGGTTTTTGTCATTAAGAGCTAAGATTTTAGGAACTGTGGGGAGCATACTAAAGACATTGCTAAACGTTTTATGTAGTATTAGTACTGACTATGGTAAGCTTGGGACAAACAATACCGGTATTATCCTTGAATCTGTGAATGAATTTAGTAAATTATCTTTGAAGTTAGAGAGGCTTTCCCATGAATTTGATCTCATTGGAACGACTTTTATTGGAATGGACACCAAGAGTTTGAACGTTATTTCCGCCCTTGCACTGAATTGCTCTTTGTTGGCCTTTTGTACTGGTTTTGCCTTTCATGTTCCAGACTTGGCTACAACTCTTATGACCGAAAATGTGGATGATTTCAGAACTAAATTACGTGCAATACTCATTCAAAATCTGACTAGCAGGCTGCGGCTGGTAGACGATGAAACTAGTAAAATGCTTGCACAGCTTTTTGAGGTCACTGGACCACCAAATAACTGTTCGCATTTGGTTTCAAGAGGCAAAATATTAGACTTGGGGTACGAAGTAAGAGGTATCTTAACTCTCTGTAGGTATGCCATTTCTGAGTTTATCCGTATGCAAAGCAAATCAAGCGGAGTGGATAAAGAGACATTTCTCCAGGTTATCGAGGATGGTATGCAGTTTTTATCAAATATTGTTATGCTGTGGATAAGCATTCCATTTCGAGTGCCTAAGCGTTTCTTTTTTGTAAG GCCTTGCATTGGCTGTGAACTCTTTGCCACTACCGATGTGCATAAACTAGATGAAATATCTATCCCATACGGCTTCCACCTGTCGTTAAATCTTTGTCTTCAACTCAAAAACATCACTCCGAATATGTCAGTTCAAATCACCAAGATGTACTGCATTTTGTATTGTGGTTCGTCCTTCCAGGAACTAAAGCACAATGGGAAGAACAACGGGAAAAACCATCAGGTCTATGAAGCTTGGGAAAACGACGACATTGTAGAAATGCATAACAAACTGTTGCattatgtgactgagtcgagtAAAAACGAGGCTTATATAGGCAAGTGCAGCACATCAGGTGTTTGTAAAACTGATAGGGTCATTGAAGTGTTTGTGCAGTTCGAGCCAGATGAGAAAGGGCAAGGATTCTCAAATTGTTTGTTTGATGTATCTCATTATCCTGTAGGTTGTTATAGAATCAAATGGTATAGCTGTTGTGTTGATAGTGAGGGGTGTTTTTGGAACCTCCTCCCTTTGAATTCTGGACCATTATTTACTATCCATCAACTTTGCTCAGCTGGGTGA